In Equus przewalskii isolate Varuska chromosome 15, EquPr2, whole genome shotgun sequence, a single genomic region encodes these proteins:
- the CSRNP1 gene encoding cysteine/serine-rich nuclear protein 1 isoform X2, which translates to MTGLLKRKFDQLDEDDSSLCSSSSSVSSSGCHSRSCSPNSSVSPAWDSDEEGPWDQMPLPGRDFCGPQSFTPLSILKRAPRKRPGRVAFDGITVFYFPRCQGFTSVPSRGGCTLGMAPHHSACRRFSLAEFTQEQARARHEKLRLRLKEEKLEVLQWKLAEAGVPETEASPPLTVDAIDDASVEEDLAVAVAGGRLEEMTFLQPYPARQRRALLRAAGVRRIDREEKRELQALRRSREDCGCRCDRVCDPETCSCSLAGIKCQMDHTAFPCGCCREGCENPKGRVEFNQARVQTHFIHTLTRLQLEQGAESLGELEAPAPGGPLSPDEPVLAPTFPLAKPPVSSELGDNSCSSDMTDSSTASGTSEAPDGPTHPALPGPGFPPSVDDDSLARILSFSDSDLGGEEEEEEEGGVGSLDNLSCFHPADIFGTGDPGGLASWTHSCYSSSLTSSILDENANLDASCFLNSGLEGLGEGSLPGTSGLPSTDAGQSSSVDLSLSSCDSFELLQALPDYSLGPYSTSRKVSDSLDNLEAPHFLLPAFSPPGDASTCFLESIMGLSEPAAEALAPFTDSQLFEDAAPASLVEPVPV; encoded by the exons AtgactgggctgctgaagaggaagtTTGACCAGCTGGACGAGGAcgactcctctctctgctcctcctcctcctctgtgtcctcCTCGGGCTGCCACTCTCGATCCTGCTCCCCGAACTCCTCAGTCTCCCCAGCCTGGGACTCGGATGAGGAGGGCCCCTGGGATCAGATGCCCCTGCCTGGCCGTGACTTCTGTGGCCCCCAAAGTTTCACCC CCCTGTCCATCCTGAAGCGGGCTCCCCGCAAGCGCCCGGGCCGCGTAGCCTTCGATGGCATCACTGTCTTCTACTTTCCTCGGTGCCAGGGCTTCACCAGCGTGCCCAGCCGTGGCGGCTGCACTCTGGGTATGGCCCCTCACCATAGCGCCTGCCGCCGCTTCTCCTTGGCCGAGTTTACACAGGAGCAAGCCCGCGCCCGGCACGAGAAGCTCCGCCTACGCTTGAAGGAGGAAAAGCTGGAGGTGCTGCAGTGGAAG CTTGCAGAGGCTGGCGTACCTGAGACAGAGGCCAGCCCACCACTTACAGTGGACGCCATTGATGATGCCTCTGTAGAGGAGGACTTGGCAGTGGCCGTGGCAGGTGGCCGGTTGGAAGAAATGACCTTTCTACAGCCCTATCCAGCCCGGCAGCGGCGGGCCCTGCTACGGGCCGCCGGTGTGCGGAGGATCGATCGTGAGGAGAAGCGGGAGCTGCAGGCTCTGCGCCGATCCCGAGAGGATTGTGGCTGTCGCTGCGATAGGGTCTGCGACCCTGAGACCTGCAGCTGCAGCCTAGCAGGCATCAAGTGCCAG ATGGACCACACAGCATTCCCCTGTGGCTGCTGCAGGGAGGGCTGTGAGAACCCCAAGGGCCGTGTGGAATTTAATCAGGCACGAGTTCAGACCCATTTCATCCACACGCTTACCCGTCTGCAGCTGGAGCAGGGGGCTGAGAGCCTTGGGGAGCTGGAGGCCCCTGCCCCGGGGGGCCCACTTAGCCCTGATGAGCCTGTCTTGGCCCCCACTTTCCCACTGGCCAAGCCCCCTGTGAGCAGCGAGCTAGGAGACAACAGCTGCAGCAGCGACATGACCGACTCCTCCACAGCATCAGGCACCAGCGAGGCCCCTGACGGCCCCACCCACCcggccctgcctggccctggcttCCCGCCTAGCGTGGATGATGACAGCTTGGCTCGAATCCTGAGTTTCAGTGACTCTGAcctgggtggagaggaggaggaggaagaggaagggggagtGGGGAGCCTCGACAACCTCAGCTGCTTCCACCCGGCTGACATCTTTGGTACTGGTGACCCTGGTGGCCTGGCCAGCTGGACCCACAGCTGTTACAGTTCTAGCCTCACATCAAGCATCCTGGATGAAAACGCCAACCTGGATGCCAGCTGCTTCCTAAACAGTGGCCTTGAAGGATTGGGAGAAGGCAGCCTCCCTGGCACCTCAGGGCTGCCCAGCACGGACGCCGGCCAGAGCAGCTCAGTAGACCTCAGCTTGTCTTCCTGCGACTCCTTTGAACTGCTCCAGGCCCTGCCAGACTATAGTCTGGGGCCTTACTCCACCTCCCGGAAGGTGTCTGACAGCCTGGACAACCTTGAGGCACCCCATTTCCTCTTGCCTGCCTTTTCTCCGCCTGGGGATGCCAGCACTTGCTTCCTGGAGTCCATCATGGGCTTGTCCGAGCCAGCTGCCGAGGCCCTGGCTCCCTTCACGGACAGCCAGTTGTTTgaggacgctgccccagcatctCTGGTAGAGCCGGTGCCCGTGTGA
- the CSRNP1 gene encoding cysteine/serine-rich nuclear protein 1 isoform X1, translated as MHRETRLSVPRIQSTPCTTMTGLLKRKFDQLDEDDSSLCSSSSSVSSSGCHSRSCSPNSSVSPAWDSDEEGPWDQMPLPGRDFCGPQSFTPLSILKRAPRKRPGRVAFDGITVFYFPRCQGFTSVPSRGGCTLGMAPHHSACRRFSLAEFTQEQARARHEKLRLRLKEEKLEVLQWKLAEAGVPETEASPPLTVDAIDDASVEEDLAVAVAGGRLEEMTFLQPYPARQRRALLRAAGVRRIDREEKRELQALRRSREDCGCRCDRVCDPETCSCSLAGIKCQMDHTAFPCGCCREGCENPKGRVEFNQARVQTHFIHTLTRLQLEQGAESLGELEAPAPGGPLSPDEPVLAPTFPLAKPPVSSELGDNSCSSDMTDSSTASGTSEAPDGPTHPALPGPGFPPSVDDDSLARILSFSDSDLGGEEEEEEEGGVGSLDNLSCFHPADIFGTGDPGGLASWTHSCYSSSLTSSILDENANLDASCFLNSGLEGLGEGSLPGTSGLPSTDAGQSSSVDLSLSSCDSFELLQALPDYSLGPYSTSRKVSDSLDNLEAPHFLLPAFSPPGDASTCFLESIMGLSEPAAEALAPFTDSQLFEDAAPASLVEPVPV; from the exons ATGCACAGAGAGACAAG gctgtctgtgcccagaatccagaGCACCCCCTGCACCACCAtgactgggctgctgaagaggaagtTTGACCAGCTGGACGAGGAcgactcctctctctgctcctcctcctcctctgtgtcctcCTCGGGCTGCCACTCTCGATCCTGCTCCCCGAACTCCTCAGTCTCCCCAGCCTGGGACTCGGATGAGGAGGGCCCCTGGGATCAGATGCCCCTGCCTGGCCGTGACTTCTGTGGCCCCCAAAGTTTCACCC CCCTGTCCATCCTGAAGCGGGCTCCCCGCAAGCGCCCGGGCCGCGTAGCCTTCGATGGCATCACTGTCTTCTACTTTCCTCGGTGCCAGGGCTTCACCAGCGTGCCCAGCCGTGGCGGCTGCACTCTGGGTATGGCCCCTCACCATAGCGCCTGCCGCCGCTTCTCCTTGGCCGAGTTTACACAGGAGCAAGCCCGCGCCCGGCACGAGAAGCTCCGCCTACGCTTGAAGGAGGAAAAGCTGGAGGTGCTGCAGTGGAAG CTTGCAGAGGCTGGCGTACCTGAGACAGAGGCCAGCCCACCACTTACAGTGGACGCCATTGATGATGCCTCTGTAGAGGAGGACTTGGCAGTGGCCGTGGCAGGTGGCCGGTTGGAAGAAATGACCTTTCTACAGCCCTATCCAGCCCGGCAGCGGCGGGCCCTGCTACGGGCCGCCGGTGTGCGGAGGATCGATCGTGAGGAGAAGCGGGAGCTGCAGGCTCTGCGCCGATCCCGAGAGGATTGTGGCTGTCGCTGCGATAGGGTCTGCGACCCTGAGACCTGCAGCTGCAGCCTAGCAGGCATCAAGTGCCAG ATGGACCACACAGCATTCCCCTGTGGCTGCTGCAGGGAGGGCTGTGAGAACCCCAAGGGCCGTGTGGAATTTAATCAGGCACGAGTTCAGACCCATTTCATCCACACGCTTACCCGTCTGCAGCTGGAGCAGGGGGCTGAGAGCCTTGGGGAGCTGGAGGCCCCTGCCCCGGGGGGCCCACTTAGCCCTGATGAGCCTGTCTTGGCCCCCACTTTCCCACTGGCCAAGCCCCCTGTGAGCAGCGAGCTAGGAGACAACAGCTGCAGCAGCGACATGACCGACTCCTCCACAGCATCAGGCACCAGCGAGGCCCCTGACGGCCCCACCCACCcggccctgcctggccctggcttCCCGCCTAGCGTGGATGATGACAGCTTGGCTCGAATCCTGAGTTTCAGTGACTCTGAcctgggtggagaggaggaggaggaagaggaagggggagtGGGGAGCCTCGACAACCTCAGCTGCTTCCACCCGGCTGACATCTTTGGTACTGGTGACCCTGGTGGCCTGGCCAGCTGGACCCACAGCTGTTACAGTTCTAGCCTCACATCAAGCATCCTGGATGAAAACGCCAACCTGGATGCCAGCTGCTTCCTAAACAGTGGCCTTGAAGGATTGGGAGAAGGCAGCCTCCCTGGCACCTCAGGGCTGCCCAGCACGGACGCCGGCCAGAGCAGCTCAGTAGACCTCAGCTTGTCTTCCTGCGACTCCTTTGAACTGCTCCAGGCCCTGCCAGACTATAGTCTGGGGCCTTACTCCACCTCCCGGAAGGTGTCTGACAGCCTGGACAACCTTGAGGCACCCCATTTCCTCTTGCCTGCCTTTTCTCCGCCTGGGGATGCCAGCACTTGCTTCCTGGAGTCCATCATGGGCTTGTCCGAGCCAGCTGCCGAGGCCCTGGCTCCCTTCACGGACAGCCAGTTGTTTgaggacgctgccccagcatctCTGGTAGAGCCGGTGCCCGTGTGA